Proteins encoded by one window of Lathyrus oleraceus cultivar Zhongwan6 chromosome 1, CAAS_Psat_ZW6_1.0, whole genome shotgun sequence:
- the LOC127129902 gene encoding SPX domain-containing membrane protein At4g22990 → MVAFGKKLKDRQIEEWQGYYINYKLMKKRVRQYAQQIQLGTLDRRHVLKDFSRMLDNQIETIVLFLLEQQGLLASRIAKLGEVHNDLQQEPEINKIMQLREAYRAVGQDLLNLLYFVEINAIGLRKILKKFDKRLGYRFTDYYVKTRANHPYSQLQQVFKHVGIGAVVGALSRNLHDLQDRQGSYLSIYDHPSLPLQDPVVDSINAAVDRLSNSTNFLNFLAQHALILQDDLPTPSEEHVDDERYHFMSLLLNLANTFLYMVNTYIIVPTADDYSTSLGAAPTVCGIVIGAMAVAQLFSSVYFSAWSNKSYFRPLVFSSIALFLGNVFYACAYDVHSIWILLIGRLFCGLGSARAVNRRYISDCVPLKIRMQASAGFVSASALGMACGPALAGILQTNFKIYNLTFNQNTLPGWVMAVAWLVYLVWLWISFKEPSHDVEENHTPPNQSNDVENGALEKGLKQPLLITSDGKVDEDIDQDYDDSEEAPEESRLPANSIGSAYRLLTPSVKVQLLIYFMLKYVMEILLSESSVVTTYYFNWSTSTVAVFLACLGLTVLPVNLVVGNYISNMFEDRQILLTSEIMVFIGVLLSFHVIFPYSEPQYICSGLLVFVSAEVLEGVNLSLLSRVMSSRLSRGTYNGGLLSTEAGTIARVIADATITLAGFLGQSRLLNVTLLPSLFISVLSIIATCYTFNSLY, encoded by the exons ATGGTTGCCTTTGGGAAGAAGTTGAAAGACAGACAAATTGAAGAATGGCAAGG ATATTACATAAACTACAAACTGATGAAGAAACGAGTAAGGCAATATGCTCAACAAATTCAATTGGGAACACTAGATAGGCGACATGTTCTCAAGGATTTCTCACGAATGTTAGATAATCAG ATTGAAACTATTGTGCTTTTCCTATTGGAGCAACAAGGGCTTTTGGCAAGCAGGATAGCAAAGCTTGGAGAGGTGCATAATGATTTACAGCAGGAGCCTGAAATTAACAAAATAATGCAACTGCGAGAAGCTTATAGAGCAGTTGGACAAGATCTATTAAACCTCCTCTATTTTGTAGAGATCAACGCCATTGGCTTGCGCAAGATATTGAAGAAGTTTGATAAACGCCTTGGTTATAGATTTACTGATTACTATGTCAAAACTCGTGCAAATCATCCTTACTCCCAGCTGCAACAAGTCTTCAAGCATGTG GGAATAGGTGCTGTTGTGGGAGCCTTATCTCGCAATCTACATGACCTTCAGGATCGTCAGGGGAGCTACTTATCAATTTATGATCACCCTTCTCTTCCTCTCCAG GATCCCGTGGTTGATTCAATAAACGCAGCTGTTGATAGGCTATCCAACTCAACAAACTTTCTTAACTTTTTGGCACAACATGCACTCATTTTGCAAGATGACCTTCCTACTCCTTCTGAGGAACATGTTGACGATGAAAGATACCATTTTATGTCTCTTCTGCTCAACTTGGCAAACACATTTTTATATATGGTCAATACATATATCATTGTTCCTACCGCAGATGATTACTCGACAAGCCTTGGTGCTGCGCCAACGGTTTGTGGTATTGTTATTGGGGCAATGGCTGTTGCACAGCTGTTTTCTTCTGTGTATTTTAGTGCATGGTCAAACAAATCATACTTTAGGCCGCTTGTGTTCAGTAGCATAGCTCTTTTCCTCGGAAACGTCTTTTATGCTTGTGCGTATGATGTTCATTCAATATGGATTCTCTTAATCGGTCGCCTGTTTTGTGG ATTGGGTTCTGCCAGAGCTGTTAACCGGCGTTATATCAGTGACTGTGTTCCGCTCAAAATCCGCATGCAAGCATCAGCTGGTTTTGTTAGTGCCAGTGCTCTTGGAATGGCATGTGGTCCTGCATTAGCCGGCATACTTCAGACTAATTTTAAGATTTACAACCTTACATTTAATCAAAATACCTTGCCCGGGTGGGTTATGGCTGTTGCTTGGCTAGTATATCTGGTATGGTTATGGATCTCTTTTAAAGAACCTTCTCATGATGTTGAAGAGAATCATACACCACCAAATCAGTCAAATGATG TAGAAAATGGTGCACTTGAAAAAGGCCTAAAACAACCATTACTAATTACTTCGGATGGTAAGGTAGATGAAGACATTGACCAAGATTATGATGATAGTGAGGAAGCTCCAGAGGAATCTCGCCTACCAGCCAATTCAATTGGATCGGCATACCGGCTACTTACACCTTCTGTAAAG GTTCAGTTATTAATATATTTCATGCTTAAATATGTAATGGAGATTTTACTATCTGAATCTAGTGTCGTAACAACATACTATTTCAACTGGTCAACAAGCACAGTTGCAGTTTTTCTTGCTTGCCTTGGCTTGACAGTTCTTCCTGTAAACCTTGTTGTTGGAAACTACATAAGCAACATGTTTGAGGATAG gcaAATTCTGTTGACATCAGAAATTATGGTTTTCATAGGAGTTTTACTCAGTTTCCATGTAATCTTTCCATATTCTGAGCCACAATACATTTGTTCGGGTCTCCTTGTATTTGTTTCTGCCGAAGTACTGGAAG GTGTCAACTTGTCACTACTTTCACGCGTCATGTCATCAAGGCTTTCTCGCGGAACCTACAATGGTGGACTTCTATCTACGGAAGCCGGAACAATTGCAAGAGTAATTGCTGATGCTACCATTACCTTGGCTGGATTTTTGGGTCAGAGTAGGCTCCTTAATGTCACCTTGCTTCCTTCACTCTTCATTTCAGTACTCTCTATCATAGCAACCTGCTACACCTTCAATTCTTTATACTGA